The sequence below is a genomic window from Actinomycetes bacterium.
TGATCACCAGGGTCCCCGGCCGCAACCGCTACACCCTGACCCCCGACGGCATCCAGTCCGCGATCTTCTCCACCAAGGCCCACGACCGGGTCCTCAGACCCCTCCTCGCCACCCGTAGCCAACCCCATGCGCCACCCGAACCGCGCGCCGCGCGCCGCGCCATCGACCACGCAACCGACCAACGCCTGGCCCACACCCGGCTGCGCACCGCAGCCTAACCGGCACCCTGCAAACTCATGACAACTGTCGGAATCGCCGTACCGAAGGATCGCTAGAGGTCAGTTGCGTGGCCCAGCGTCCGAGAAGCACGCGCCTGCCACCTCCCGGTCCCGACGCCGACGACGACCCGAAGTGGGCGCAGGAGCCGCGTAACTCCTGCGCCCACGTGTCCACCGCGGCTGGTCGCCCGCCCGGCGGGACCGGTCGGGGATTCAGCCGATGCTCACCGCGGCTCGAGAGGCATGTCGTGCTTGACGTCCGGCAGCTCGAACGCTCCGACGCGCTCGCGGACATGCAGGAAATGTGGGCTGTAGGTGATGCCGAGGATGTTGCCGAACGGGTCGACCACCGAAGCGGTGACGAACCCCGCCCCGCGCTCGGTACGTGCCTCGTGCTCCTTCGCGCCCATGGACAGCAGCTTCTCGAGCGTTGCCGTCACATCGTCAACGTGCCAGTTCACGACGGCGCCGGCCGGGCCGGCCGCACCGTGGGGCGCATAGCGGCGGTCGATCACGCCCAGCTCGTGCTGGTAGTCGCCGATGCGAAACTCCATGTACGCAAGGCTGCCGTCCGGCCCGAACCGCTCGAAGTATGGCTCCATGCCCAGCAGCTCGGTGTACCACCGCTTCGCCGCCGCCATGTCGTCGGCGAAGATGATGAGTTGGCTGAGTCCTCGCAACATTCTGTGCTCCCTTCGCGAGTGCGGCCACCGCCCGCCTGCCGTCGGGTGTGCTGCGTCGTGGGGGGACTCTACGGGCCCTTGTGGAACCTCTGGTTCCTCAACACCTGGCAAACTGGAAGAATGTTGGAAACCTCCGTGCGGCTGCTGCGCCTGCTGTCGCTGCTGCAGGCGCGACCCGACTGGTCGGGTGCCGAGCTGGCCGACCGGCTGGAGGTGACCACCAGGACCGTCCGCAACGACATCGAGCGGCTCCGCATCCTCGGCTATCAGGTGCACTCGACCACCGGAACGGCCGGCGGCTACCGCCTCGGCGCCGGCGCGACCCTGCCACCTCTGCTGCTCGACGACGAGGAGGCGATCGCGGTCGCCGTCAGCCTGCACGCCGCCGCCGGGGGCACCGTGACCGGTATCGAGGAGACCTCGCTGCGCGCGCTCACCAAGCTGCGGCAGATGCTGCCCTCCCGGCTGCGCCACCGCACCGACGCGGTGCGCGCGGCTACGGTGTCGGTGGCCGGGCGAGGGCCGACCGTCGACGCCGAGACCCTGTTACGGATCGCCGCGGCGATCCGTGACAGCGAGCGGCTCCGCTTCGACTACCTGGACCATGATGGGACGGCGAGCCGCCGCAGCGCCGAACCGCACCGCCTGGTCTTCACCGGGCGCCGCTGGTACCTGCTGGCCTGGGACGACGACCGGCAGGACTGGCGGACCTTCCGCGCCGACCGCATCCGCCCCCGCACCCCCAACGGCCCCCCCTTCACCCCACGCCAGCCGCCCTCGCCGGCCGCTATCAGGCCGCGGCCCGGGAACCGGGAGCCTGACGGTCAGTCGGCGAGCTTGCGCTTCTGCGGGTAGACCGTCTCGCCGCGGGCGAGCAGGCGACGAAGTTCTCGATACGGCGGGTTCGGGTGTCGGCGCGCTTGGCGCTCGCGATCCGGTACAGGACGGCGTAGCGGTTCTGGCTGGTGAGGATGTCGAACATCGCCTGCGCCCTGGGTTGCGCGGCCAGCGCGGCGGCCAGGTCGGCCGGCACCTCCATGCTGGCCTGACCGGCGTAGGCCGCGTCCCAGCGTCCGTCGGCCTTGGCGCGCTCGACTTCGGCCACGCCCGCGGGGTGCATCCGGCCCCCGCGCTCCAGGCGTCCGACGATGCCGACGTTGCGCTTGGACCACGGGCTCCGTGCACGGCGGGGGGGTGAAGCGCTGGCGGTAGGTGGCATCGTCGCGGCGCCGCGCCTGCCCGTCGATCCACCCGTGGCACAGCGCTTCATCCAGCGCCTGATCGTAGGTGAGGCTGGTCGGTTGGGTCGTGCCCTGTCTGGCGAGCACCAGCCAGACCCCGGCCGAGGTGTCGTGCTGTTCGCCGAGCCACTCCCGCCACGCGGCCGCGTCGGCAACTGTCAGTTCCAGCGGTTCGTCAGTCATCGTTCCGCGATTACCGGTGCTGGATTCAGCCTGCCGTCCACGCTACTTGTCCAAATTGGACATTCAGTGGACAAGTATCCGTGGAATTGGGCATCTATCCGTGGACCCTACAAGTCATGTAGGGTCCGGCTGTAGTTGGCCATTTCACCTGCAGCAATGGGCCTTGTCCGCACTAGATGGCCACTGGCCGTCCGGGGATACCTGGCCAATCCTTCAGCGCCCACGTGTCGGGTCCCGACGAAGGCCTGGTCAGCAGGGTACGTCGAGCTGCTACTCCTCTTGGCTCTCTGACATTGCTCAGCCCGCGCCCGGCTGCATGCCAGAAAGCATAGGGTGACGAGGTTCGCGCACTCCCGCCTGCCTTCCTCGAGGAGGAAGGGAGAACGGCGGAAGGACTTCCCACGCTCCATGCGCCCACATCCAAGCGTGGGCGTAGCGGTCAAGCAACGGGATCTCGTACCACACCCGCACCCACCATGGCACAAGATCCAGCCGCGGCATCGCCCCGTCAGGCGGAAGCCAATTCCATGCCGGCAGCGTGTCCGGTGGCGGCGTCCAGCCTCCTGGCGAGAAGACGTAGCCGGGCTCGGAGGCGACACGCTGGCCATGCCAGGGCGCACGCTCCCTTGAGGGAGGCCCGCTTCGGCGGGCAAGCGCTCCCGCCAGGCGTCGAGGTATGCATCTCACTCCCACAGCATGGACCACGTGTCTCCCCTGTGGACCCCTTGTAGGGTCCGACCTAGCCTTTCCACTTCACCTGCGGTGATAGACCGCGTCCACGCTTGATGTCCACCCACCGTCCGCGGATACCCGTCCAATCCCTATCCCTCTGCAGGCTCGTCCAGGAGTCCGCGGTTCCGCAACCACGCAGATAGGCCTTACGTCGATGTAGAAGTGTCCGATGGCAGGCCCATCGGATCCTGCAGGAGGACGAGCACGCGATCGACGGGCTCTCCTTCCCGGTGGTAGGGCAGGTGCCGCGCCGAAACCTGATAAGGGTCACCCGTGAGGCCGGTTACTCCCAGGTAGTCCACGCCGCCGGTTTCCAGTACCGCGGCTAGGGGGGCCGTGTCGTCGATCGACT
It includes:
- a CDS encoding VOC family protein, coding for MLRGLSQLIIFADDMAAAKRWYTELLGMEPYFERFGPDGSLAYMEFRIGDYQHELGVIDRRYAPHGAAGPAGAVVNWHVDDVTATLEKLLSMGAKEHEARTERGAGFVTASVVDPFGNILGITYSPHFLHVRERVGAFELPDVKHDMPLEPR